The DNA region TAGTGGATATGATGCGGCGCGCGCAAGCAGGACGCTGACGACACGCCGCACCACCTTCTCCCGGCGTCAGGAGAAGGGCTGACGGTTAAAGATAGTTAAACTGCGCATTCTCGGTGCGAACGGAATCGAGCCCAATCATTACGTTAAACTTGCCGGGTTCTGCGACGTGCTGCATCTGCTGATTCCAGAACTTCAGCGCATCGACATCGATCTTAAAGGTCACGGTCTGTGATTCACCCGCTTTCAGCATGATGCGCTTAAAGCCACGCAGCTCCTGCACCGGACGGCTGATCGAGGCGACCGGATCGTTTAGGTACATCTGCACCACCGTCGCTCCGTCGCGCTGACCGCTGTTGGTCACCGTCACGCTGGCCTCGACAGTGCCGTCGCGCGCCATTGTCGGAGAGGACATTTTAACCGGCGACACGGTGAAAGTGGTGTAGCTCAGGCCGTAACCAAACGGATAGAGCGGGCCGTTGACCGCATCATAGTAGTGCGACGTATATTTATTCGGTTTCGCAAAGTTATACGGGCGGCCGGTTGGCAGATGGTTGTAGTAGATCGGGATCTGACCCACCGAACGCGGGAAGGAGACCGGCAGTTTGCCCGACGGGTTGTAGTCGCCGAACAGTACATCCGCGATGGCGTTGCCGCCTTCGGTGCCGCTGAACCAGGTTTCCAGCACGGCATCGGCCATCCGATCCTCATTGACTATCGACAGCGGACGTCCGTTCATCAGCACAATCACCAGCGGTTTACCGGTGGCTTTCAGCGCGGCTAACAGCCGCTGCTGATTCGGCGGAATGATCAGATCGCTGCGGCTGGAGGCTTCATGCGCCATACCCTGCGCTTCGCCCACGGCAGCCACGACAACGTCGGCCTGCTTCGCTTTGGCCACCGCGTCATCGATCATCTGCTGCGGTGAACGGGTGTCGATCGACACCGCCGGTTCATACAGGTTCAGGAAGTCCTGAATCCCCTTATTGTCAGAGACGTTAGCCCCTTTCTCATAGAGCAGCGTCGCTTTGCCTTCGGTGGCGTTGCGCATCCCCTGCAGCAGCGAAACGGACTGCTTCGCCACGCCCGCGGCGGACCAGCTGCCCATGATGTCACGCTGGCTGTCTGCCAGTGGGCCGATCAGCGCAATGGTGCCCGATTTTTTCAGCGGCAGCGTCTCCAGCCGGTTTTTCAGCAGCACGATGCTCTTACGCGCCACGTCGCGCGCTTCAGCCCGGTGCAGGCGGCTTTCCGCGTTGGTGTCCTGCGGGTCGCTCTCTTTCGGCCCTAAGTGGCTGTAAGGATCGTTGAACAGGCCCATGTCATATTTGACGTTAAGCACATGGCGCGCCGCGTCATCGATTTCCGCCATGCTGACGTCGCCGCGCTTCACCAGATCCGGCAGATATTTACTGTAATATTCGTCGCTCATGCTCATATCGACGCCCGACTTCAGGGCGATACGCACTGCTTCCTGCGGATCGCTGGCGACGCCGTGCTTGATCAGCTCTTTGATCGCGCCGTGATCGCTGATGGTAATGCCCTTGAACTTCCACTTATCGCGCAGCAGATCTTTCAGCAGCCAGCTGTCCGCGGTGGCCGGAACCCCGTTGATGGAGTTCAGCGCCACCATCACCCCGCCGCTGCCCGCATCCAGCGAGGCTTTGTAAGGCGGCAGGTAGTCCTGGAACATGCGCTGCGGACTCATATCCACGGTGTTGTAGTCGCGTCCCCCTTCAACCGCACCATAGAGGGCAAAGTGCTTCACGCTGGTCATCACGCTGTAGCGGTCGGCGGCGCTCTTACCCTGCATCGCCTGCACCATGCTGCGCCCCATTTCGCTGGTGAGCCAGGTATCCTCACCGAAGCCTTCGGAGCCACGACCCCAGCGCGGTTCACGGCTGACATCCACCATCGGCGCCCAGGTCATGTTGAGGCCATCGTCGGCCGCCTCGTAGGCAGACACGCGCCCTACCTCTTTCACCGCGTCCAGATCCCAGCTGGAAGCCAGGGCTAACGGGATCGGGAAAATGGTGCGCTGACCGTGAATAACATCGAAGGCGAAGAACAGCGGGATCTTCAGGCGGCTGAGCTGCATCGCCTGATCCTGCATGGCGCGGATATCCTGGCGGGTCACGGTATTAAAGATCGCGCCAACCTGACTCTTCTGAATCATGTCGCGAATCGCTTCTTTCGGATTATCAGGTCCGACGCTGATTAAACGCAGCTGGCCGATTTTCTCGTCCAGCGTCATCTTCTTAAGCAGCTGGTTGACGAAGGCATCCCGCGCCTGTTCGGTCATCGGGTGATTGCCTGGCAACGTCTCAGCCAGTGCGGGTTGCATCGCGAGGGAGACAGCGAGACTAACAGAGTAAATCCATTTCATCAGGTTGGGTTCTCTTAAGTAACTGCGCAATATCGAATAAACAGGCGGCAGTGTGCCACAAGATGAGAATAGCAGGTAGCCGCCGCTGTCACACTGCGTTCAGGTCAGTTGCCGTGCTACAGTTAAGGCGCACTGATAAGACAAGGGAATTGCTCATGATACCAACCTCTGCCCTGCTTTCTGACCTGCGCCGCCTCGTGGGCCCGGCCCATCTGCTGACTGAACCTGAACAGACCGCCCGCTATCGCAAAGGCTTTCGCTCCGGCGACGGCGACGCGCTGGCCGTGGTGTTTCCCGGCACCCTGCTGGAGCTCTGGCGGGTGCTGCAGGCGCTGGTGAAAGCCGATGTTATCATCCTGATGCAGGCGGCGAACACCGGCCTGACCGAAGGGTCCACGCCGCACGGCAACGACTACGATCGCCCGCTGGTGATTATCAGCACCCTGCGGCTCGATAAACTGCAGCTAATCGACAACGGCCAGCAGGTGCTGGCGTTCCCCGGCAGCACGCTCTATCAGCTGGAAAAAGCGCTGAAGCCGCTGGGACGCGAACCGCACTCGGTCATTGGCTCCTCCTGCATCGGCGCCTCGGTGCTGGGCGGCATCTGTAATAACTCCGGCGGCTCGCTGATCAAGCGCGGCCCGGCCTACAGCGAAATGGCGCTGTTTGCGCAGATCGACGCCAGTGGAAAACTGAAGCTGGTAAACCATCTCGGTATCGATCTGGGCAGCTCGCCGGAGGAGATTCTGGGGCGGCTGGATGACGACCGCTGGCAGCCGGGCGACGTGCAGCACGATGGCCGTCATGCCTCCGATCACGACTACGCCGATCGGGTACGGGAGGTGGATGCCGATACGCCCGCCCGCTACAACGCGGATGCGCGGCGTCTGTTCGAGGCGTCCGGCTGCGCCGGAAAGCTGGCGGTCTTTGCCGTGCGACTCGATACCTTTGCCAGCGAGCCGCAGCAGCAGGTCTTTTACATCGGCACCAATGACCCCGGCGTTCTCACCGATCTTCGCCGTCATATGCTGGCCCATTTTACCCATCTGCCCGTGGCCGGTGAGTATATGCATCGGGACATCTACGACATCGCGGAGGTCTACGGCAAAGATACCTTCCTGATGATCGACAAGCTGGGCACCGACAAAATGCCGCTGTTTTTCACGCTGAAGGGGCGGGTCGATGCCTGGCTGAGTAAATTCTCTTTCATCAGGCCCCACTTCACCGACCGGCTGCTGCAGCG from Pantoea deleyi includes:
- the bglX gene encoding beta-glucosidase BglX — translated: MKWIYSVSLAVSLAMQPALAETLPGNHPMTEQARDAFVNQLLKKMTLDEKIGQLRLISVGPDNPKEAIRDMIQKSQVGAIFNTVTRQDIRAMQDQAMQLSRLKIPLFFAFDVIHGQRTIFPIPLALASSWDLDAVKEVGRVSAYEAADDGLNMTWAPMVDVSREPRWGRGSEGFGEDTWLTSEMGRSMVQAMQGKSAADRYSVMTSVKHFALYGAVEGGRDYNTVDMSPQRMFQDYLPPYKASLDAGSGGVMVALNSINGVPATADSWLLKDLLRDKWKFKGITISDHGAIKELIKHGVASDPQEAVRIALKSGVDMSMSDEYYSKYLPDLVKRGDVSMAEIDDAARHVLNVKYDMGLFNDPYSHLGPKESDPQDTNAESRLHRAEARDVARKSIVLLKNRLETLPLKKSGTIALIGPLADSQRDIMGSWSAAGVAKQSVSLLQGMRNATEGKATLLYEKGANVSDNKGIQDFLNLYEPAVSIDTRSPQQMIDDAVAKAKQADVVVAAVGEAQGMAHEASSRSDLIIPPNQQRLLAALKATGKPLVIVLMNGRPLSIVNEDRMADAVLETWFSGTEGGNAIADVLFGDYNPSGKLPVSFPRSVGQIPIYYNHLPTGRPYNFAKPNKYTSHYYDAVNGPLYPFGYGLSYTTFTVSPVKMSSPTMARDGTVEASVTVTNSGQRDGATVVQMYLNDPVASISRPVQELRGFKRIMLKAGESQTVTFKIDVDALKFWNQQMQHVAEPGKFNVMIGLDSVRTENAQFNYL
- the dld gene encoding D-lactate dehydrogenase, whose protein sequence is MIPTSALLSDLRRLVGPAHLLTEPEQTARYRKGFRSGDGDALAVVFPGTLLELWRVLQALVKADVIILMQAANTGLTEGSTPHGNDYDRPLVIISTLRLDKLQLIDNGQQVLAFPGSTLYQLEKALKPLGREPHSVIGSSCIGASVLGGICNNSGGSLIKRGPAYSEMALFAQIDASGKLKLVNHLGIDLGSSPEEILGRLDDDRWQPGDVQHDGRHASDHDYADRVREVDADTPARYNADARRLFEASGCAGKLAVFAVRLDTFASEPQQQVFYIGTNDPGVLTDLRRHMLAHFTHLPVAGEYMHRDIYDIAEVYGKDTFLMIDKLGTDKMPLFFTLKGRVDAWLSKFSFIRPHFTDRLLQRLSRAFPVHLPKRMKQYRDRYEHHLMLKMSGEGVAEARNYLRDYFREGGGEFFECEGKEGAHAFLHRFAAAGAAVRYHAVHADEVEDILALDIALRRNDADWFENLPDEIRASLSHRLYYGHFFCHVFHQDYIVKKGVDVPALKAQMLAILQARGAEYPAEHNVGHLYQAKPQLAAFYRQLDPTNSFNPGIGKTSKQKGWAVKQG